In a genomic window of Helianthus annuus cultivar XRQ/B chromosome 10, HanXRQr2.0-SUNRISE, whole genome shotgun sequence:
- the LOC110882908 gene encoding acylsugar acyltransferase 3 — protein sequence MTTFQRIGRRQLHTIISRETIRPWSPTPSHLQTFNLSPIDQFAMKTYLPFIFFYPKNANCTLTPDDKARVLKTSLSHTLTQYYPFAGRMTTPITPYVNCNDHGVEFLEARTNTNLSTFLTRREQDETLYQLFANDLASYNSPRNTSLVGVQLNHFACGGVGLAVSMSHIVSDGSTLGSFLSHWAATARFDLSDHKQVQPFNPVFLHSPPTDSNTVHSKARALDIDHTNLASRKFVFTNSKLIDLKNKVVCEAGGSINNPSRVEVLTSLLYKTAVAAATAKRGNFKPSYLFMMVNARDKFLQKLPPTTFGNFVSVMLVRTMHTSETSLSDAVAEMKKQKLQLEEIQSVQHLAENLNSMRSKLSNRNLENAADGLHWCSSLCGFPINKLDFGWGKPVGTTPALRSLHRNGFLLIDTPDGDGIEAWVLLDKERMEIFENDKELLSFCNII from the coding sequence ATGACGACCTTCCAAAGAATAGGAAGAAGGCAACTTCACACAATCATCTCTCGAGAAACGATCAGGCCCTGGTCTCCGACCCCTTCTCATCTCCAAACTTTTAATCTATCTCCGATTGATCAATTCGCCATGAAAACATATCTGCCCTTCATTTTCTTCTACCCGAAAAACGCCAATTGCACTCTTACTCCCGACGACAAAGCCAGGGTGCTCAAAACATCATTGTCACACACGCTCACACAATATTATCCCTTTGCCGGCAGGATGACCACACCCATAACACCTTACGTTAATTGCAACGACCATGGAGTCGAGTTTCTTGAAGCCCGAACCAACACGAACCTCAGCACGTTCCTAACTCGTAGGGAACAGGATGAAACCCTTTACCAACTTTTTGCTAATGATCTGGCTTCTTACAATTCTCCTCGTAACACGAGTCTTGTAGGGGTTCAACTCAATCATTTCGCGTGTGGTGGGGTGGGGTTGGCGGTTTCTATGTCGCACATCGTTAGTGATGGATCGACACTAGGTTCCTTCCTTAGTCATTGGGCTGCAACGGCCCGTTTTGATTTGAGTGACCACAAACAGGTGCAGCCCTTTAACCCTGTGTTCCTTCACTCCCCGCCTACCGACTCTAACACTGTTCATTCCAAAGCTCGAGCTCTTGATATCGATCACACCAATTTGGCGTCAAGGAAATTCGTGTTCACAAACTCAAAATTAATCGACCTTAAGAACAAGGTCGTGTGTGAGGCAGGCGGGTCTATAAACAACCCTTCACGGGTCGAAGTATTGACATCTCTACTTTACAAAACTGCGGTGGCAGCAGCCACCGCAAAACGGGGCAACTTTAAACCGTCATATTTGTTCATGATGGTTAATGCACGTGACAAATTTTTGCAAAAGCTGCCCCCAACCACTTTTGGGAATTTTGTGTCAGTTATGTTGGTACGGACCATGCATACAAGTGAAACATCATTAAGTGATGCGGTTGCGGAGATGAAAAAACAAAAGTTACAACTTGAAGAAATACAAAGTGTGCAACACTTGGCTGAAAATTTAAATTCGATGCGATCGAAATTGAGCAATCGAAATTTGGAGAACGCTGCGGACGGGTTACACTGGTGTTCGAGCTTGTGCGGGTTTCCTATAAACAAACTCGACTTCGGGTGGGGAAAGCCGGTGGGTACGACTCCTGCACTTAGATCGTTACATAGAAATGGTTTTTTGTTGATAGATACACCGGATGGTGATGGAATTGAGGCGTGGGTGTTGTTGGATAAAGAACGCATGGAGATATTCGAGAATGACAAGGAGTTGCTTTCATTTTGCAATATTATCTAG
- the LOC110886058 gene encoding uncharacterized protein LOC110886058 isoform X2 yields the protein MEDKGRKAQVKEGSSVLKRPRDEEEEEDLPNSAAASSATASASGTKTEVKAKRLSLDPPKPVTAGSYDGGGPLTPVWKQAGHGCLLSSFHTMTLNQRWTRKRKKRSTNHIACITWSEVT from the exons ATGGAAGACAAAG GTAGAAAAGCTCAAGTTAAAGAAGGAAGCTCCGTTCTCAAGCGCCCTCGTgacgaggaggaggaggaggatcTTCCAAACTCTGCAGCAGCTTCATCAGCAACTGCTTCTGCTTCTG GTACCAAAACTGAAGTGAAAGCTAAACGCCTCTCTTTGGATCCACCAAAGCCTGTAACAGCAGGTTCGTATGAT GGAGGAGGACCTTTAACCCCAGTGTGGAAACAAGCTGGACATGGGTGCCTTTTAAGCAGCTTCCATACGATGACCCTGAACCAGAGGTggacgaggaagaggaagaagagatcGACGAACCATATTGCATGTATCACATGGTCGGAGGTCACCTAG
- the LOC110886058 gene encoding uncharacterized protein LOC110886058 isoform X1: MEDKGRKAQVKEGSSVLKRPRDEEEEEDLPNSAAASSATASASGTKTEVKAKRLSLDPPKPVTAGRRTFNPSVETSWTWVPFKQLPYDDPEPEVDEEEEEEIDEPYCMYHMVGGHLVLTGILPKSRFD; this comes from the exons ATGGAAGACAAAG GTAGAAAAGCTCAAGTTAAAGAAGGAAGCTCCGTTCTCAAGCGCCCTCGTgacgaggaggaggaggaggatcTTCCAAACTCTGCAGCAGCTTCATCAGCAACTGCTTCTGCTTCTG GTACCAAAACTGAAGTGAAAGCTAAACGCCTCTCTTTGGATCCACCAAAGCCTGTAACAGCAG GGAGGAGGACCTTTAACCCCAGTGTGGAAACAAGCTGGACATGGGTGCCTTTTAAGCAGCTTCCATACGATGACCCTGAACCAGAGGTggacgaggaagaggaagaagagatcGACGAACCATATTGCATGTATCACATGGTCGGAGGTCACCTAGTTCTCACAGGCATTCTTCCTAAATCCAGATTTGATTAG